Proteins encoded together in one Terriglobia bacterium window:
- a CDS encoding serine/threonine-protein kinase, with protein MGISSGTKLGPYEVGDAIGAGGMGEVYRALDSRLDRTVAIKVLATHLSTNPELRQRFDREARAISSLQHPNICTLFDVGHQNGIDFLVMEYLEGETLADRLQKGPVPINQALKIGLEVADALEKAHRQGIVHRDLKPGNVMLSKAGAKLMDFGLAKPAAVLTAAGSGTAGSPVTPTTPTSPTIAALASPTSPITSRGMVVGTFQYIAPEVLQGGEADARSDIFAFGAVLYEMITGQRAFEGKSQLSVASAILEKEPAPVSSIQPMTPPALEQVVKTCLAKDPDERFQTAHDLKLQLRWIAEASSSQLAAPAQVRARRAVQKRTLLIAAVVGWALAAAALAIFLSSRTQLEEARRPITASWMAPGGTEFASVAVGAPALSPDGSKLAFLTGGVAFATGGGADTNLWVRDVASGAVQEVGGVERPTFPFWSPDGKYIGFFSAGKLKKVALAGGPVQVLCDAPEGRGAAWSSRGVIIFTPNIRESLYKVAEGGGTPEKITETKTAWTHRNPYFLPDGDHFLFVSREAIAATGPAGALYGASLSGEKPRQILERASNVQYSDGYLLYLRDTVLVAQRFDPKSLKFGGDPVPVAEKLDYWNARDVAAFAAAHGTLVYRHGSLQKTQPVWVDRDGKELGRLGEPGLYATIQTSRDGSLVGMVRQDPDTGRGDVWIVDSKRNTTSRSTFADAGSITYAFSPDTKRIAVGTIAGSVSGGMWIQPTSGSGDKENLETPSTWGTVNSWSPNGRYIFFMVQNNATRQDVYYIDLNGDRKLTPFIQSPANDVGAVLSPNGKWLAYACDESGRLEVYVTAFPGPGGRWQVSNGGGMSPSWSGDGKQLYYVNGDKLMSVAIQNVETFEFGTPAALPIHLNEFAALGPPAPGERFPALKPVNMGQSHPQEVILNWTGTLKK; from the coding sequence ATGGGTATATCTTCCGGAACGAAACTAGGGCCGTACGAAGTCGGCGACGCGATCGGCGCCGGGGGCATGGGCGAGGTTTACCGCGCGCTCGACTCGCGGCTTGACCGCACCGTCGCCATCAAGGTCCTGGCCACACATCTTTCTACCAACCCGGAACTGCGGCAACGCTTCGATCGCGAGGCGCGGGCCATCTCGTCGCTGCAGCACCCGAATATCTGCACGCTTTTCGATGTCGGACACCAGAATGGCATCGACTTCCTGGTCATGGAGTACCTGGAGGGCGAAACGCTCGCGGACCGATTGCAAAAGGGCCCGGTGCCGATCAACCAGGCGCTGAAGATCGGCCTGGAGGTGGCGGACGCGCTGGAGAAGGCGCACCGGCAGGGGATCGTGCACCGCGACCTGAAGCCGGGAAACGTGATGCTGAGCAAGGCGGGCGCGAAGCTGATGGACTTTGGCCTGGCGAAACCGGCTGCGGTGCTGACGGCGGCCGGCTCCGGCACGGCGGGATCTCCGGTCACTCCCACCACGCCCACGAGTCCGACCATTGCCGCGCTCGCCTCGCCGACTTCTCCCATCACCAGCCGGGGGATGGTGGTGGGCACGTTTCAATACATCGCGCCCGAGGTGTTGCAGGGCGGGGAAGCGGACGCGCGCAGCGACATCTTCGCTTTCGGCGCGGTCCTGTACGAGATGATCACGGGACAGCGCGCGTTCGAAGGCAAGTCGCAACTGAGCGTGGCGTCTGCCATCCTGGAGAAAGAACCGGCGCCGGTCAGCTCGATCCAGCCCATGACACCGCCGGCGCTGGAGCAGGTGGTGAAGACCTGCCTGGCAAAGGATCCGGACGAGCGCTTCCAGACGGCGCACGACCTGAAGCTGCAATTGAGATGGATCGCGGAGGCGTCGTCGAGCCAGTTGGCTGCACCGGCCCAGGTGCGCGCGCGCCGCGCGGTGCAGAAGCGCACGTTGCTGATCGCCGCTGTCGTGGGCTGGGCCCTGGCGGCAGCAGCTCTCGCTATTTTCCTGTCAAGCCGCACCCAACTGGAGGAGGCGCGACGGCCGATCACGGCGTCCTGGATGGCGCCGGGCGGCACGGAATTCGCTTCCGTCGCGGTCGGTGCTCCGGCGCTCTCCCCGGATGGCTCGAAGCTGGCTTTCCTGACTGGTGGCGTTGCCTTTGCGACTGGTGGCGGCGCCGACACGAACCTGTGGGTGCGCGACGTTGCCAGCGGCGCGGTGCAGGAAGTGGGAGGAGTCGAGCGGCCGACTTTTCCCTTCTGGTCGCCCGATGGGAAGTACATCGGGTTTTTTTCGGCGGGAAAGTTGAAGAAGGTTGCGCTTGCCGGTGGACCCGTGCAGGTGCTCTGCGATGCGCCCGAAGGGCGCGGGGCAGCGTGGAGTTCGCGAGGCGTGATCATCTTCACTCCCAACATCCGTGAGTCCCTGTACAAAGTGGCGGAAGGGGGCGGCACGCCGGAGAAGATCACCGAGACCAAGACGGCCTGGACCCACCGCAATCCGTATTTTCTTCCCGACGGCGATCACTTCCTCTTTGTCTCCCGCGAGGCGATCGCGGCGACCGGCCCAGCAGGGGCGTTGTACGGCGCCTCGCTCTCGGGCGAGAAGCCGCGCCAGATCCTGGAGCGGGCGTCCAACGTGCAGTATTCAGACGGGTACCTGCTGTACCTGCGGGACACGGTGCTGGTGGCGCAGCGCTTCGACCCGAAATCGCTGAAGTTCGGCGGCGACCCGGTGCCGGTGGCCGAAAAGCTCGACTACTGGAACGCGCGCGACGTTGCCGCTTTTGCCGCCGCGCATGGCACGCTGGTCTATCGTCATGGATCGTTGCAGAAGACCCAGCCCGTCTGGGTGGACCGGGACGGCAAGGAACTGGGACGACTCGGGGAGCCCGGCCTGTACGCGACGATCCAGACCTCCCGCGACGGTTCGCTGGTGGGCATGGTCCGCCAGGACCCGGACACTGGGCGCGGGGACGTGTGGATCGTCGACAGCAAGCGGAATACGACGTCGCGCAGTACGTTTGCGGATGCCGGAAGCATCACGTACGCATTCTCGCCGGATACCAAGAGGATCGCGGTCGGCACCATTGCAGGGTCGGTCTCGGGAGGAATGTGGATCCAGCCGACGAGCGGCTCGGGTGACAAGGAGAACCTGGAGACGCCCTCGACGTGGGGCACGGTGAACAGTTGGTCCCCGAACGGACGCTATATCTTCTTCATGGTGCAGAACAATGCCACCCGGCAGGATGTTTACTACATCGACCTGAACGGGGACCGGAAGCTGACCCCCTTCATCCAATCGCCGGCCAATGACGTGGGAGCGGTCCTTTCGCCGAATGGCAAATGGCTCGCCTATGCCTGCGATGAGTCGGGAAGGCTGGAAGTCTATGTGACCGCCTTCCCCGGTCCCGGAGGGAGATGGCAGGTCTCCAATGGCGGCGGCATGAGTCCGTCGTGGAGTGGGGATGGAAAGCAGCTTTACTACGTCAATGGGGACAAGCTCATGTCAGTGGCGATTCAGAACGTCGAAACATTCGAATTCGGAACGCCGGCCGCGCTGCCCATCCACCTGAATGAATTCGCCGCGCTCGGACCGCCGGCGCCCGGCGAACGCTTTCCCGCTCTTAAGCCCGTGAACATGGGCCAGTCGCATCCTCAGGAAGTCATCCTTAATTGGACCGGCACGCTGAAGAAGTGA
- a CDS encoding DinB family protein: MSRIAIVLLLLVMLVAGGWAQEANPVVSAARKQILPRARHMVEAAQEMPADKYGFKATEGQMSFGQIVRHTAWANGLLCSIAAGEKAPPEDFKDTDPKDKLVAALAASVSYCEGVLAKLDDKNLGQQLKVPWGPMTRAEILFEMNADQGNHYSMLASYLRLNGLLPPTAKKKK, from the coding sequence ATGAGCCGAATCGCGATTGTGCTGTTGCTGTTGGTGATGTTGGTTGCCGGGGGGTGGGCCCAGGAAGCGAACCCGGTGGTGTCGGCGGCGCGCAAGCAGATCCTGCCGCGGGCGCGACACATGGTGGAGGCGGCCCAGGAGATGCCCGCCGACAAATACGGCTTCAAGGCCACCGAAGGGCAGATGAGCTTCGGCCAGATCGTCCGCCACACCGCCTGGGCCAACGGGCTGCTGTGCTCGATCGCCGCGGGGGAAAAGGCCCCGCCGGAGGACTTCAAGGACACCGACCCCAAGGACAAGCTGGTCGCGGCGCTGGCGGCCTCGGTCTCGTATTGCGAGGGCGTGCTGGCCAAGCTCGACGACAAGAACCTGGGCCAGCAATTGAAGGTCCCATGGGGCCCGATGACCCGCGCCGAGATCTTGTTCGAGATGAATGCCGACCAAGGTAACCACTACTCGATGCTCGCGTCCTACCTGCGGTTGAACGGGCTGCTGCCGCCCACGGCGAAGAAGAAGAAATGA